The following coding sequences are from one Planctomicrobium piriforme window:
- a CDS encoding peroxidase family protein, which produces MWRSKSWLKRRPVTGVAPTLEAAEVRLLLSGSALQTVKAPTPAKPEQTVTAPAPIDGVGNNVAHPTWGSVGVDQLRKAPAAYGDGISTPGGQNRPSPREISNVLADQSDEDILSQQGLSAMAYAWGQFIDHDIDLTPTGTSESLSIAVPKGDPWFDPLGTGTETIDTTRSIYDPATGTKAGNPRQQINAITAFIDGSMIYGSDATTAASLRTFQGGRLATSDGNMLPYNSTDDLSGDPVPMGTDGRLPSDQYFAAGDVRANENVELTALQTLFVREHNYWADKISKENPKLSDEAIYQRARSIVTGEIQAITYNEWLPTLLGQDAVKPYSGYKANVNPGITNEFSTAGFRFGHSMLGDDVEFLDNQGQEVQEGVSLSEAFFNPQLVADTGIDPILKYLTADPSSEIDVKVVDSVRNFLFGPPGAGGLDLVSLNIERGRDHGLADYNTVRQAYGLPKVTSFSQITSNKEVQAELKQLYGNVNNIDLWVGALAEDHVPGASVGATTKAILVDQFTRLRDGDRFWYQNQLKGDALQQVSRTSLSDILKRNTDVTNVQKNAFVFKASISGTVKIDQNRDGQIQQKDPAAAKQTLELVDQESGEVVATTQSDSQGRYEFDVLDGLRTGVYQVRVQAPESGSAMQTQQKKGQGGPAVSRPIAVTRGDQFVKDVNLLIPPKPTQVVTTPSGNDRKGQGPKVGQTTPDSRITSTAKSGDNTADSTDDKKCDRPVAPQGVSGGNQTPTDDEDERGVATDLRQRSANTRRG; this is translated from the coding sequence ATGTGGCGCTCAAAATCTTGGTTGAAACGGCGGCCAGTCACCGGAGTCGCTCCGACGCTCGAAGCGGCGGAAGTGCGCTTGTTGCTCTCAGGCAGCGCCCTGCAGACGGTGAAGGCGCCGACGCCCGCGAAACCGGAACAGACGGTCACGGCGCCGGCTCCGATTGATGGCGTCGGAAATAACGTGGCGCATCCGACTTGGGGGAGCGTAGGGGTCGATCAACTGCGAAAAGCGCCGGCCGCCTATGGTGATGGAATCTCAACGCCTGGCGGGCAGAACCGGCCGAGTCCGCGTGAGATCAGCAATGTGCTGGCGGATCAGTCGGATGAAGACATTCTGAGTCAGCAGGGATTGTCGGCGATGGCTTATGCCTGGGGACAGTTCATCGATCATGACATCGACCTGACGCCGACCGGGACGAGCGAGTCATTGTCCATCGCAGTTCCGAAAGGAGATCCGTGGTTCGATCCATTGGGAACTGGAACGGAAACAATCGACACCACCCGTTCGATCTATGATCCGGCGACGGGGACGAAGGCGGGCAACCCGCGACAGCAGATCAACGCGATTACGGCGTTCATCGATGGCTCGATGATTTACGGATCGGATGCGACAACGGCCGCTAGCCTGCGGACATTCCAAGGGGGACGACTGGCCACCAGCGACGGCAACATGCTGCCGTACAACTCGACAGACGATCTGTCCGGCGACCCTGTGCCGATGGGGACGGATGGTCGCCTTCCCAGCGACCAGTATTTCGCGGCCGGCGATGTACGGGCGAACGAGAATGTCGAGTTGACGGCGCTGCAAACGCTGTTTGTACGCGAACACAATTACTGGGCCGATAAGATCTCCAAGGAGAATCCGAAGCTCTCTGATGAAGCCATCTATCAGCGGGCAAGATCGATCGTGACGGGTGAGATCCAGGCGATCACCTACAACGAATGGCTGCCCACGCTACTGGGGCAGGACGCCGTTAAGCCGTACTCGGGCTACAAAGCCAATGTGAATCCCGGCATCACGAACGAGTTCTCGACGGCAGGCTTCCGTTTCGGTCACAGCATGCTGGGAGACGACGTTGAGTTTCTGGACAACCAGGGACAGGAAGTGCAGGAGGGCGTTTCGCTGAGTGAGGCGTTTTTTAATCCTCAGCTGGTGGCCGACACGGGCATCGATCCGATTCTCAAATACCTGACGGCCGATCCTTCTTCGGAAATCGACGTGAAGGTGGTCGACAGTGTGAGGAACTTCCTGTTTGGCCCGCCGGGAGCGGGGGGACTGGATCTCGTCAGTCTCAACATCGAACGGGGTCGTGATCATGGCCTGGCGGACTACAACACAGTCCGTCAGGCCTACGGGCTACCGAAAGTGACAAGCTTCTCGCAGATCACTTCGAACAAAGAGGTGCAGGCAGAGCTCAAGCAGTTGTACGGAAACGTCAACAACATCGATCTGTGGGTCGGAGCGCTGGCCGAGGATCATGTGCCTGGGGCGAGCGTGGGGGCGACGACCAAGGCGATTCTGGTCGACCAGTTCACCCGTCTACGGGACGGCGACCGATTCTGGTATCAGAACCAGTTGAAAGGGGACGCGCTGCAACAGGTGAGCCGGACGTCGTTGTCCGACATTCTCAAACGCAACACCGATGTGACGAATGTGCAGAAGAATGCCTTCGTCTTCAAGGCGAGCATCTCGGGAACGGTGAAGATCGACCAGAACCGTGATGGTCAGATTCAGCAGAAGGATCCGGCTGCCGCGAAGCAGACGCTGGAACTGGTGGATCAGGAGTCCGGCGAAGTGGTCGCGACGACGCAGTCGGACTCGCAGGGACGATACGAGTTCGATGTGCTGGACGGCCTGCGGACCGGCGTCTATCAGGTTCGGGTTCAGGCGCCGGAGTCAGGTTCCGCTATGCAGACTCAACAAAAGAAAGGTCAGGGGGGACCAGCAGTCAGTCGACCGATTGCGGTTACCCGCGGCGATCAATTTGTGAAAGATGTGAACCTGCTGATTCCGCCCAAGCCGACGCAAGTGGTGACGACACCCAGCGGGAATGACCGCAAGGGACAGGGCCCGAAGGTCGGTCAGACGACGCCGGATTCACGAATCACCAGCACGGCCAAGAGTGGCGATAATACAGCCGATTCAACGGACGATAAGAAGTGTGATCGTCCGGTTGCACCACAGGGCGTATCGGGCGGGAACCAGACGCCGACGGATGATGAGGATGAGAGGGGTGTTGCGACCGACCTGCGTCAGCGGTCAGCCAACACCCGCCGCGGGTGA